In Bombina bombina isolate aBomBom1 chromosome 6, aBomBom1.pri, whole genome shotgun sequence, a single genomic region encodes these proteins:
- the LOC128665019 gene encoding uncharacterized protein LOC128665019: MSANEAIQRRRTLMEMSTEEVQDMMQTLISQRNADNANIDVSNSHLWDPVVDDLSNQDNSESNADTQESNSSEDLQRLESLTWCFCGNCKLMPTVIESFCCRENEEIMSHIPEGKACICDAQKHINELDQGFLNRITEITRSFLPMRSQAKEAMTQRAYRKLSYRCFSTWINGELGPKNRKPIPSCIVNSIREHYPAPDNIYVGFHYPEDDGPASEMILD, translated from the exons ATGTCTGCAAATGAAGCTATACAGAGAAGAAGAACTCTAATGGAAATGAGCACAGAAGAGGTTCAAGATATG ATGCAAACTTTGATATCTCAACGAAATGCCGACAATGCAAACATTGATGTTTCTAATAGTCACCTGTGGGATCCTGTAGTTGATGATCTATCCAACCAGGACAATAGTGAGAGCAATGCGGACACTCAAGAATCCAATAGCTCTGAGGATTTACAAAGATTGGAGAGTTTGACATGGTGTTTTTGTGGGAATTGTAAGCTAATGCCTACTGTAATCGAAAGCTTTTGCTGCAGGGAAAATGAGGAAATCATGTCCCACATCCCAGAAGGCAAAGCTTGCATTTGCGATGCCCAGAAACATATCAATGAACTTGATCAAGGTTTTCTTAACAGGATCACAGAAATCACTCGGAGTTTTCTTCCTATGCGATCACAGGCCAAAGAAGCCATGACTCAAAG gGCATATCGAAAACTTTCGTATAGATGTTTTTCAACCTGGATAAATGGTGAACTTGGGCCAAAGAACCGTAAACCTATTCCTTCGTGCATCGTTAACAGTATCCGTGAACATTACCCTGCACCAGACAATATTTATGTTGGTTTCCATTATCCAGAGGATGATGGCCCAGCAAGTGAAATGATCctggattag